The Miscanthus floridulus cultivar M001 chromosome 7, ASM1932011v1, whole genome shotgun sequence genome includes a region encoding these proteins:
- the LOC136462666 gene encoding BOI-related E3 ubiquitin-protein ligase 1-like, with protein MDGEAFRVGGGHLAAAYPSGAAMEDPNQSQNQSQLLFSAKSAAPLQLFGSTAVPAVGPAGYCNYTGNTHLPVMNQARTSNIDAGTEKLLKLQMSLNDYHQQNADRLAHVGNPSAVSTGLRLSYEDDEHNSSITSASGSMTSLPTTMSSVDDLMAELDKENREISYCLRLQAEQIGKQMKEANQRRMISFLANLERAVGKKLREKELEAEAMNRKSKELNEQIRQVAMEVQSWQSAAMYNQSVANSLKTRLMQVVAQSTNLTREGTGDSEEADNAASSQNPNAGAGAAPEGFFQSGLLGSDGGRGTTTTATVGLGACRWCGGKEASVLVMPCRHLCLCIDCERVSDVCPVCRFPKSGSVEINMS; from the exons ATGGACGGGGAAGCGTTCCGGGTGGGTGGTGGCCACTTGGCGGCCGCCTACCCCTCCGGCGCCGCCATGGAGGATCCGAATCAGAGCCAGAACCAAAGCCAGCTCCTGTTCAGCGCCAAGTCCGCCGCGCCGCTGCAGCTCTTTGGAAGCACCGCGG TCCCCGCGGTTGGTCCTGCTGGTTATTGTAATTACACTGGAAACACCCACCTTCCTGTTATGAACCAAGCAAGGACTTCAAACATTGACGCAGGGACTGAGAAGCTGCTGAAGCTTCAGATGTCCTTGAACGACTATCATCAACAGAATGCTGATCGGTTAGCGCATGTTGGCAATCCAAGTGCTGTGTCAACTGGTCTGAGGCTGtcttatgaggatgatgagcacAATTCGTCGATCACGTCTGCTAGTGGTAGCATGACCTCGTTGCCTACCACAATGTCTTCTGTTGATGATCTCATGGCTGAACTGGACAAAGAAAACAGAGAGATTAGCTATTGCTTAAGACTTCAG GCAGAGCAAATCGGCAAGCAGATGAAGGAGGCGAACCAGCGGCGGATGATTTCTTTCCTGGCGAACCTCGAACGAGCGGTGGGGAAGAAGCTGCGGGAGAAGGAACTGGAGGCGGAGGCGATGAACAGGAAGAGCAAGGAGCTGAACGAACAGATCAGGCAAGTCGCCATGGAAGTCCAGTCATGGCAGTCAGCGGCCATGTACAACCAGTCAGTCGCCAACAGCCTGAAGACCAGACTGATGCAAGTGGTGGCGCAGAGCACCAACCTCACCAGAGAAGGCACCGGCGACAGCGAGGAGGCCGACAACGCTGCCTCCAGCCAGAACCCCAACGCCGGAGCTGGAGCCGCCCCTGAGGGCTTCTTCCAGTCTGGCCTCCTTGGCAGCGATGGCGGCAGGGGCACGACGACGACGGCTACCGTCGGGCTGGGGGCTTGCAGGTGGTGTGGCGGTAAGGAGGCGTCGGTGCTGGTGATGCCGTGCCGCCACCTCTGCCTGTGCATCGACTGCGAGAGGGTCTCCGACGTGTGCCCCGTCTGCCGGTTCCCCAAGAGCGGCAGCGTGGAGATCAACATGTCCTGA